Proteins found in one Deltaproteobacteria bacterium genomic segment:
- a CDS encoding tetratricopeptide repeat protein, whose amino-acid sequence MKTVWQRGLKTLIAITCATQLTACMSEALDRQAEQIRQQNDEIARQRQEIEALAAGKQVQDQKQQDCSRAFRDYFDKAQLSTNREQTIALYRQGLQICADDDVAHYELGRALVDAGRRAEAEKEFEAALKINPGFAEARRQLDAVRSNR is encoded by the coding sequence ATGAAAACGGTTTGGCAGCGTGGGTTAAAAACTCTCATTGCAATCACTTGCGCGACGCAGCTGACGGCCTGCATGTCGGAGGCGTTGGATCGTCAAGCCGAGCAGATTCGTCAGCAGAATGACGAGATCGCGCGGCAGCGCCAAGAAATCGAAGCGCTCGCCGCCGGCAAGCAAGTTCAGGATCAAAAGCAGCAGGATTGCAGCCGCGCCTTTCGCGACTATTTCGACAAAGCCCAGCTGTCGACCAACCGCGAGCAAACGATCGCACTTTATCGCCAGGGTTTGCAGATTTGTGCCGACGACGATGTCGCCCATTACGAACTCGGCCGCGCCCTAGTGGACGCCGGGCGACGCGCCGAAGCTGAGAAAGAGTTCGAAGCTGCGTTGAAAATCAATCCAGGTTTCGCAGAGGCCCGCCGCCAACTCGATGCCGTACGGAGCAACCGTTGA